The nucleotide window ACTCGCAATATATCTCCAGTGAAGTATTATCTTTTAGAAAAAGATAGCTTTGACTGATAGTTAAATTTCTCTTTTTTTACTCATTGGTTTAGCTTAGTTCTCTTTTTTTTAGAGGAAGTAAACCAATCACTACGGCAAGTAATGATTGTATGTAATAACTTGTTGCTTCTGAACTTGTTATTTTTACTCCTGGTATATATCCTGCTAAGCCTGAAATTATTGGTCCTATACATAGAGCTATCATTACTAAAGCTAAGGCAATTGTGACATACAATGCCATTTCTTTTGTTTCCGGACTTATTTTCATAATTACTTTCTATGTATATCTTAATAAATAAACTTATTTAATTTTTTTATTAATTCGACTGTTTATAGGGATACATTGAAAAGCAGATTTAACAACTCTCGTATTATCAGTTTAAATGCTTTAATAAATAGATATATCGTAACTGGTCATGTGTAATAAAACTCTTAAAATTAAAAGACCTTAATAAGAATTCAATTTTCTTTTTCAATCTCAGGAACCCTGCATAACATATGACAAACGTACTGACTCTAACACCAGGAACATTTCTTCAGAGTAGTTTTGATAAAGTCGGCGATGGCCGTGAATACGAAGAAATAGAGCTCAAAACAACAGGAACGAAGACAACATTTACGGCCAAAACTCCTATTCAGCTCCATCCTGGCACGACCATAACCGGAGATGAAAAAGCAATCATCCAGCTAATACCATATGCTTCGATGTGCCTCTGGAAGCCACAGGTACCGGTTTTCAGCTTCTCGGGTGAAAATTATCTGTTTGAAGGGTTCATGTTTGGTGGGCTGGCTGATAAGCAGAATGTGCTTCATGGGAAAGGTTACCATAATCTATTTGGAGGAAACAGGGCTTCAGAAGTCAAAATCCGGAATGTGAAAATTCAAAATTCAAAAGGTGATGGTGTCAGGATTCTGGACTCAAAAGACGTAACCGTCTCTGGAAACAAAATATACGGCATCGGACATGATGGTTTCTATTGTGAAAGGTGTGTTGACGTAGAAGCTTCAGGAAATGAGATCTATACAAGGATCAATTCAGGCCTGCGCTCTAAAGGCTCCAGGAATGTGATTTTCCAGGACAATATAATAAAGAGCACTGCGAAGTATAAACCTCGTACAGGCCCAGGCATTCAGATTGAAAACTCCAGGGCAAACGAAACTACATCGAATGTCTGGATACTCAACAATATTATTGATGGTTGCCAGGGGCCAGGGATCTGGGCAGCCGGTCATACTGCACCTGCTTTAGATGCAGCAACAGGACTTACAATTAAAGGAAATACCATAACAAACTGTGGGCAAATGCCTGTATTTGAAGACAAAGAAACTGCTGATAGACTTTCAGCCGTTGCTGGAATATGCCTGGATGGATGGACAGAAGTAGACATTCGGGAAAATGTCCTGGATGGTAACTGTAACGGTATCCGAATAGGAACCTACATAACTACTTCTGCAGGGTCCGGGTATGTTGTGCGTCTTACAAGCAATGAAATAAAGAATACTGTGGCTCCTTTTAATAGGGATGCGTACGCAGGTTATGCAATTGCTGTTACGGTGCCTTGTAAGTTCAATGTTATAAGTGAAGGAAACATGTTCAGCGGAAACTTGAAAGATGTCTTTGGGATTTAATTAAAAAATAGGTACTGGGTTGTCCCCAGCTACATGGTTGATATTTTGGGGGTCAGACTTCCCAGCGCGGCTAATGATTTCATTTTTATCTACTGTACGCAGGTGGGTTCAAGCGGAGCGCGGTGCGTGAAAAGAAAGAATGTGAGATGCAATTTACGAGCATTCAGGAATAATAAAAACTAATTAACCAGGGAGCGCATGGAATTAAACCTAAAGGAAAATTGTCTTCACCACCGGCTGGAAACTCAAAACCTTATTTTATAATTCGGCGCGTTGACATCGTAGTGGCACGAACTGGCCGTCGTTCTTATTCTCGTGCCTGGGTTTTGCAGGAGCAGTCCATTGCTCCTGCCGATGCCAATCGGTCAATGGTTAGTTATAATGCAATGCACAGACGAAAGGTGTTTAATAGTTTTTGTGCCTGGGTTTACGACCTTTTCTGGAGGGGTTGTTCATCCTATTTACCGGCTTTGGCAATCTTATTTCCGGTCTTTCAATTACAATCTTCTTCAGAGCGGGTAGGGCATGTTCCTTAATATCTACATGATTGTCTTTCAGCACACTCATGAAATTAGCATGGTCATTTTTGGAAAGGATATTTATCGCTTTTCCTTCTGTTCCTGCTCGTGCAGTTCTTCCAATCCTGTGAATATACTGTTTACTCTCCCTGGGAATATCATAATTGTAAACATGGGAAACACCCTGTATATCAAGGCCTCTTCCGGCTACATCTGTGCATACAAGGACACATATGTTCCCGGAATGGAATTTTTCCATTATGCGAGTTCGTTCGTTCTGTGTCAATCCTCCATGAATTGCCACGGCATTGATACTTGATTTTCTCAGGTTTTTTGCGACTTTTTCAGTGTTTCTTTTTGTGTTGCAGAAAACCATCCCGAGGTTTGACTTTTCATTTTGTAGAAGATACACGAGCAGAGATAATTTCATGTCATCCTGTACTTTATAAACGATCTGATTCAATTTTTGCGGGTCGATATAAGACTCTGCTGATACTCGAACCGGGTTTTCCATGTGCTTGCGGGAAAGCTGGACAATATCTTTTGTAACGGTTGCAGAGAACAAAAGGGTCTGCCTGTTTTGAGGACATTCCTTGATAATTTTTTCTACATCCATTTTGAATCCCATATCAAACATCTGGTCTGCCTCATCAAGGACAAGGGTTTTCATCTTATTGAGTTTGATGGTATTTCTGCTGATATGATCGAGTAGCCTGCCGGGTGTTCCCACAACAACCTCGGCATTCTTTAATTCTTTAATTTGTGGATTGATCCCTACACCGCCATAGATAGATACGATATTTAACGGGTCGTATTTTGAGAATTTCCTGAAAGAATTTGCCACCTGCTCCGCCAGTTCTCTTGTAGGGGTCAGGATCAAAGCCTGAATTCCTTTTCCTTTTTCGGAATTTTGTAATATGCCGGAAGCAAATGCGAGTGTTTTTCCGGAACCTGTTGCGGCTCCGGCTATAACATCTTCCCCAGCAAGAATTAGGGGAATTGATTTTTCCTGTACTGCTGTAGGGCTTTCAAAGCCATGTTCATCTATTGATTTCAAAACAGCATTACTGAGACCTAGTTTTTTAAAATTATTCATAGTTAGACTTTCCGTGATTTTTCTGAAAAAGCTATTTAATTGCTTTTTCATATTCATATATTTAAGACATATTAAAAACAATTAAGAGCTATAAGCACAACTTTAAAAAAGTTAAGATTAATTTACGCTTAAAAGTTAGTAATCGCTTATAACGGTGAACTCTCCCTTTATACTTTTGCCTATTTTGATAATGTGATTACCCAGCATTCATTGTTTTTCCAAAGGTTCCGTTTGTAATAGTGTGCCGCTTCATGCAAGAGCCGTTTCCGGTTTGTTTGCGCGTCACCACGTCCAATATACCGCATAACACTGCAAGGCTCACTCATCTATCATTAGATAATATCTATATCCTGTATCGCTTCTGGCTTATATGGAAGACTCTCATAATGCCAATGGACAAATATGAGATGGCACTCACAAAAAACAAATAAATAATTCTGTCAATAATCATTTAGAAACATCAGTCTATGGAGATGGAAGCATGCTGGAAAGCCAAATTATAGCTGCACAATCTGATGACAAATATATAGAAAGGATGCGCTTTGAAGGCGAGATGCTTTCGGATGTCGACATCGCAAGGATAGAATTTGAATCGGTACAGTTTATACAATGCCAGTTCATCAAATGTGATTTTTCAAAAGCCAGCTTTTACAATTCGGTGTTTGATAACTGCAATTTTGCAAACTGCAGTTTTATGGAAAGCTACTGGAAAGGCTCTAAAATATTAACGTGTAAAGGCGATGGTAGCAACTTCAGCAAGAGCCACATGAAAGAAACCTCTTTAGCGGACGGTTCCTTTCGATATGCAGATTTTTCAAGTTCTGTGTTGGAGAGCTGCACCATTCGTGACTGCAATTTTACGGAAGCTTTCTTATCCGAGATTCGGTTAAAGAAGCCCACGCTGAAAGCGGTTAATTTCACAGGAGCGGATTTCTTTAAAGCCTTACTCAAAGGCATCGATTTATCGGATTGTATTATTGACGGGATCACAGTATCCGATACACGAAATGAACTCAGAGGGGCTATAGTCAATGCCGGGCAAGCAATAGAACTTGCTGCGCGGATTCTGGGAGTCAAAATTGTGTAAGGTATTGGCTCACTCACATATTTCTTACATGCAGATGTTTTTCTGTTAAACCTACGTATTCTGAAAACATAACTTCAAGAAAAGTAAAAATTAATGAACTGCCGGTCCTCCCATCATGCTTATTTACACTTCATCCAGGTATCTCTGCAGCTTATCCGCAAGTTTGCCAATATGAATGCCATCAACAAATGCATGATGAACCTGGACTGCAAACGGCATCATAAATTTATCTTCCCTTTCCTGATATTTTCCCCAGTCAAATATGGGCTGCGCTTTTTCCCTGTTTCCGAAATCCGTGTGCGAAATATGCGTAAATGTTATCCACGGCAAGGCTGAGAATTGATATACATCGTTTTCTACAGGCCTTGTAAAACGCTCTTTTTGATTTTCTGCCGTTACGGTTGCCAGTTGTACAAACTTCTCAATCGTATCCTGCATGGGAACATTTACAACCTTAAATAATTCCGTTTCTTTATCCAGATATGTAAATGAGGTATCAATGGACTCATATAACACAACTTCACCATCAAGAAAACGATACCGAAATTCCTCGATTTCATTTGCGCATTTCGTAACGGTAAATATAAACGCCATCGTAAATGACCAGTTATTTTCTTTAACGTGCCAATTTAAAAAGACCAGTTCTTTAGGTCTGTAGCTTTTCTAGCTTTGCAAATACAGGAAAATGCTTTCCAATGGGTTTATAGGACTATGAAAACAAGAAGAAAACGTTTCATGTAAATAAAAGGTTTGGAGCCACTTTAATTCAGAATCTAGCTTGGTCACTCTTCTCTTGTATCATTTTGTTTATTTTTTGTATAAGAAATTTAAAAGGCTGAGTAATAATTTTATAACTAAATACGAAAATGTACCATGGTTATTGTGAGGGTAATACCAATACAAATCTATTTATGTAAATGTTGTATATAACAGTAAATGTGCTGAATTTGCGAAGGGGGATTCTATAATGCCAATAATAAATAAAAGACAAAGAAATGAAATAAGACAATGTAAAGCTATTGCAAGGATCGCAAAAACAGCCTCAAGCAACGCGAGAAAAAATGCATTTAGTCACGGAAGGTCGGTAACTATACAGCAAGGCGAAGCCATTGTCAAGATGCATCCAGATGGAAGAACTGAAATTATTCGAAAAATCGAAAACAGTTCAGTAATTCCAGAAAAAAGACGATACTATCTATGAAACGCATGAGAGTATTTGCAGGTCCAAACGGGTCTGGTAAAACAACGCTAGTTAATCAGTTTATCAAAGAAAGAAGTAAATTGATTAATCCTAATCGTCACATAAATCCTGATGATCTTAATTTAATCAATGTGCTTAATTTCAACGACTTTGGATTAAAAGTTGATGAAAACAATTTTCAAGATTTTATATCTCAGTCTCCATTTTACAACAAATGCAACATTGACACCAAAAATATCAAAATTAATGATAATTGTTTTAATATAACAAACAGAAGTTCATATATGGGTGCAATGTTGGCTGATTATTTACGGCATTGTTATATTAACTCAAAAGAAACATTATTCTCATATGAGACTGTTCTTTCACATTCATCAAAAGTAGATTTTCTCAAAAACGCAAAAAACTGTGAATGGCAAGTATATTTATATTTTGTAAGCACGGTAGATTCTTACATCAATTACGGTCGTGTGGAAGAGAGAGTGTTAAATGGGGGACATGATGTTCCTACTGACAAAATCCAAGATCGGTATATACGATCACATGAGAATTTATTTACCGCTTTACAACATTGTAGAAGAGCATACATCTTTGATAATTCAACACAACAAATGCAATTAATCGCTGAAAAAAAGCCAGATAATTCATTGACGTTGTCAAATGAAAATTCTATCCCAGCATGGTTAGATGAATGTGTGTTATCAAAAATTAAATGAACGATTAACCATCAAATCCTTTAAGCCCCTTTACACACTCCCTAACACAAAAAGTTATCATCAGAAGCGCCACCTGGATTTTTCTCTATGACTTCTGGCAAGAGCTTCATATCAATTTACTGTTTTCCTCGATTAAGCTAGCTATGAAGTGGACCGCTTGCTTATACACCTTGTTTAGTTTTTCGATCTGGTCAAGCAAAACGGCAAAATCCCCTACAACTGGCTGCTTCCCAATTTTCAGAAGTGCACCTGAGATTTTTTGAGTCCGTTGCTTGTCTTTCCTTGGTGAGCTTTCAAAAAAACATTTTTAATTTCAAATATGGGATAACTTTTTATATTTTTTTAGTCAATTTATATATAGCCCTATGCTAGAATTTTAGGAGATATCGATGGTGACACGTAAATCAAATTATAGATACTATAATAAGCGGAGACCATACAGAGCTTCTAAACAAAGAATCTTGAACACAGATAAGCTTGTAATCGCGCTTATATGCTTATGTTTTATTTTCCTGATTTTGAAAGAAATTATTCAGATGATTGTTACATATTATTATGTATTCATACCACTTGCTTTGATATCTTTAATTGTCTGTTATATAACGAATAATAGGTTACAGTCATTTCAATGTAAAGGTCCTTTTAAAGATAAGGAAATTATGAGTATGGAATCTACTGATTCAGAAAAAAATCCCGAAAATTGTTATCATTCAGAAGAACAGCTATCACCAGATGCTTATCAAAATGAGCTTAATGTCGAATCTGAGAATGTAGAAAAAGGAAATAAATTTGAAAGATATGTTGTTGATAAATTTGATGACAAACTTTTTTCTATAGTAGAATGGACTACGGATATGTGCAGAAAGCATAATCGCTACGTAGAGTCAGATTGCAATCCGGATTTGGTGATCAGAGATAGAACAACAAATGAAACTTTTTGTGTTGAATGCAAATATAGATCTCGTCTGGTAAATGGATTTTTTAATTGGTCATATCCAGACCAGATAGACAGATACTTTTCTTATTCTCATGATAGGAAAATTCCGTTTTATGTAGTTTTGGGTTTAGGAGGAAATCCAGATTCTCCGATAGAAGTATTTTGTGTACCCCTCGAAGAAGCTAAAAATTCACAAATTCACATAGATATGCTCAGGAAATATTATCACGATCTAGAGAAAGATTTCATCTGGAAAAATGGGGTTTTAAAGTAATATATTATCTCAATTATTATTGAAATCTTGAAATTTACCTAATCTTACATTGGAGATTCACCGATGGTTTCATCGGTTTCTTTAGTATGCATTTATCCATTTTTAGTTTCATGACTTAATAAACACCATACTTTGCCGCCGCCTTAGGAATATACTTGTTTTCAATATTTGGTAACATTGATTGCCTAAATTAGTATAAAGAGGAAGTTAAGCCGGAGCTTGAGGGAAGGCTTGCCTTCCTTTCTTTCAAAAATTAGTTTGTTTGTGTCTTTCTAGTGAGAAAAAGAGTTCTGTTGATTTATTTCCCAAATCTTTTCTATGACATATATTCAAATCTTGATATGGTTATGAAAAGGAAATAATTAAGTACATTAATAAAGAGACCAACAACTTATTAGTATCAAAATTTATTGTAAAACTTATAGTATATAAATTAATTAGATATCGGAAAAACAGATTGTATATTCTCCTAAATGTTATAAGTTATTTATTCTTGAAAGTATTTTACCTTCAATAATTTGCACAATAACAGACACGACATTGATTTTTATGTCAAATGGCGATTCTTATACGGTTAAAGACGCTCTTGATTATCTGTCAAAGATTGAGATAAATAATCTCCATACGACTTATCACTTTAATATAAGGACAGATGAACGTAAGAGTGATATACCAGATGCAAATGGAGTAGTAAATATTATTCTCAATGATACTCCATGTGGTATATTCAAACTATCAGAAGGTAAATTTAAATTAATCTATAATCTCAACCATGATGATGATTTTGTGGTTATTATAAGCATAAAGAATTCGGATCCAGTTAGAATTAATTTAGTAAGTTGCTTCCCTGATGAAGCCAAAAAGCGGAGGAGAGAAGATGTCTAGGGGGATTGAACTTAGTAAATATGACTATGACTTGGAAAACGATAGTGCTTTCTTTTATGGTACTGGTAAAAAGTACAAGAAATCTATGGATTTAGATGGTATAATACTTGATATGAGCGAAGACGGTTGCGTAATGGCTATTGAGATACTGGATGCATCAAAGAAATTTAACGTTTTAAAAGCAGATTTACAAAGTTTAAAAAGTTTTGATGCCAATATTGAAGTTCATAAAGAAACTATCAAAATAGCTATGAAAATTACTATAGTTAAAAGAAACAACTCAATTAGTAAATGTATGGAAGCAGTTGGATTAAATAGTATGAACCTTCCGATCAGCAATCAAGAAATTGCATTATGTTGCTAATTTTATTTTTTTAACCCAAAGTAGTGGGCATGAGCTCTTGAAAAACGTATGTACAAGATTCTCTCTACAGGTCCTTTAAAATGTTCTTTTTGATTTTCTGCCGTTACGGTTGCCAGTTATATAAACTTCTCAATCGTGTCCTGCATGGGAACATTTACTACCTTAAATAATTCCGTTTCTTTATCCAGATATGTAAATGAAGTATCAATGGACTCGTATAACACAACTTCACCATCAAGAAAACGATACCGAAATTCCTCGATCTCATTTGCACATTTCGTAACGGCAAATATAAACGCCATCCTCCAGTCGAGATCTCTGGTAGTACCTGAGAATTTTGAAACACTTTTTTTCCTTCCCATCTATTTTTTATGATGAAAAAAGATTGTCTCTGCACATGTGACCAGAAACCATAAGTATCCATAGATATTAATAAGTTATTAACTAATATCTGATTCTTACATAATCATTACAGATTTACGGAAGTGAATAAATGGCAGAGACATTAAATTCTGATAAGGTAAAACCTTCTCCAACTCTCAATACTATTATAATGGTAGAAGATACTCTACAAAACTCTCCAGATAGTGTTATAACGATTCCGGAACTCAAAAAAGCACTTCCACGCCAGGTAAACCATAATACTTTAATGATTATTTTAGAATATCTTGAAAAAAGTAATAAAATAGTTGTAGGGTTAAGAGGGATAACGTGGATTCACAACACAAACAAGAATTTAAGAAATGTTGCGGTTTACGGACGTGAGCTCTAAAGTGTGAATAAGCTATGAAGCGTGTAAGTGTAAGATTAACTCCTGAAGCTGAGAAAATATATGAATCTCTTATAAGTAAGGCTTCGCACTCAAAGCAGGAGGAGACAATTCTTAATGCTTTTCATCAAAAAATAGAGTTAATAAAAAACGATGTTCATTATGGAAATCCAGTTGCTAAAAGATTAATTCCTTCTGAATATAAAACTAAATATGAAGTAAAGAACCTGTTTAGAGTAGAACTTCCCGGTTTCTGGAGAATGCTTTACACACTTACAACTGGTAATCCGGATATTGACACTCTCGTAATAGTGATTGATATAATTGATCATAAAAAATACGATAAAGTATTTGGTTACAAGAGGTGAATTTTTCCTTCACTTTTCCTTTGTCTTTACTTTTCCTTGAATCTAACATCCGTGTACTAAATATGCGTAAACGTTATCCACGGCAGGGTACAGAATTTGTATTATCCGTGGTATCGTGAAAATGGGAATCAAATGTAAAAATTCTTAAAAGCCACAGACTCTTTCCTTGATATCTACTGATGCCGTTTTTAAGCATGAAAAAGTATTGAAATTTAAAAAATATAATTGTCTGTTATAAAAAACAGATTAAGAGTCAAAGCATTAACATACTCCAAAACATTAAAAAAGGTATTATCAAGTCTATGAGGTCTCTGAACCATTTCAGCTACAGTCGAGTCTATAATTTTTTATATCCCTCTATAATTTTTTATATCCTTCTTAAGACCTGATATTACCGCTAATGCCAAATTTCATTATTCAATAGTTACAAAAGCCACGGATCATTTTCGGGTTCAATGCATGGATCACCATTAGTATCAATCTCCCTGCACGAATCTTTTTTCATTGTAGGTTGATTTAATTCAGGATGTTTATTGTTTGCTTCATAATTGGCTTTTCTTGAAGTACGCGCTGGCAAATTTAAATCAACGGTTGATATCTCTATTTCCAATGCTTTTGCAACACCTTTACCATATTCGGGATCTGCCTGATAGCAATTGTAAATATGCCTGTGCTTGATTTGGAGAGTAGAATCTCCCAGATTTCTGGCAGTATTTTCAAACAAAACCTGTTGCTGATCAGAAGTCATAGCTCTGAATAACTCCCCTGGTTGGGTGTAATAATCACTGTCATCTTCTCTGAAATCATACCTCCAGATGTCTGTCGAACCCGTTTTTTCAACTGGAAGTGCGTATTGAGGTTGATCGTTCCAATTTCCATAGCTATTGGGTTCATAATGCAGTTGACTTCCTCTATTACCATCAACTCTCATCTGTCCATCTCTATGGAAGCTATGATAGTTTTTAACACCCTGAGGAGAATTCACAGGTATTTGATGGTGATTTACACCCAATCTATACCTCTGTGCATCTCCATAAGAGAACAAACGTCCCTGTAACATACGGTCCGGGGAAAAACTTATTCCAGGGACTACGTTAGCTGGTGAAAAAGCAGC belongs to Methanosarcina barkeri 3 and includes:
- a CDS encoding right-handed parallel beta-helix repeat-containing protein: MTNVLTLTPGTFLQSSFDKVGDGREYEEIELKTTGTKTTFTAKTPIQLHPGTTITGDEKAIIQLIPYASMCLWKPQVPVFSFSGENYLFEGFMFGGLADKQNVLHGKGYHNLFGGNRASEVKIRNVKIQNSKGDGVRILDSKDVTVSGNKIYGIGHDGFYCERCVDVEASGNEIYTRINSGLRSKGSRNVIFQDNIIKSTAKYKPRTGPGIQIENSRANETTSNVWILNNIIDGCQGPGIWAAGHTAPALDAATGLTIKGNTITNCGQMPVFEDKETADRLSAVAGICLDGWTEVDIRENVLDGNCNGIRIGTYITTSAGSGYVVRLTSNEIKNTVAPFNRDAYAGYAIAVTVPCKFNVISEGNMFSGNLKDVFGI
- a CDS encoding DUF2283 domain-containing protein; this translates as MKPKSGGEKMSRGIELSKYDYDLENDSAFFYGTGKKYKKSMDLDGIILDMSEDGCVMAIEILDASKKFNVLKADLQSLKSFDANIEVHKETIKIAMKITIVKRNNSISKCMEAVGLNSMNLPISNQEIALCC
- a CDS encoding pentapeptide repeat-containing protein, translating into MLESQIIAAQSDDKYIERMRFEGEMLSDVDIARIEFESVQFIQCQFIKCDFSKASFYNSVFDNCNFANCSFMESYWKGSKILTCKGDGSNFSKSHMKETSLADGSFRYADFSSSVLESCTIRDCNFTEAFLSEIRLKKPTLKAVNFTGADFFKALLKGIDLSDCIIDGITVSDTRNELRGAIVNAGQAIELAARILGVKIV
- a CDS encoding CatA-like O-acetyltransferase → MVFLNWHVKENNWSFTMAFIFTVTKCANEIEEFRYRFLDGEVVLYESIDTSFTYLDKETELFKVVNVPMQDTIEKFVQLATVTAENQKERFTRPVENDVYQFSALPWITFTHISHTDFGNREKAQPIFDWGKYQEREDKFMMPFAVQVHHAFVDGIHIGKLADKLQRYLDEV
- a CDS encoding YqaJ viral recombinase family protein, producing the protein MKEIIQMIVTYYYVFIPLALISLIVCYITNNRLQSFQCKGPFKDKEIMSMESTDSEKNPENCYHSEEQLSPDAYQNELNVESENVEKGNKFERYVVDKFDDKLFSIVEWTTDMCRKHNRYVESDCNPDLVIRDRTTNETFCVECKYRSRLVNGFFNWSYPDQIDRYFSYSHDRKIPFYVVLGLGGNPDSPIEVFCVPLEEAKNSQIHIDMLRKYYHDLEKDFIWKNGVLK
- a CDS encoding CatA-like O-acetyltransferase; this encodes MGRKKSVSKFSGTTRDLDWRMAFIFAVTKCANEIEEFRYRFLDGEVVLYESIDTSFTYLDKETELFKVVNVPMQDTIEKFI
- a CDS encoding DEAD/DEAH box helicase, encoding MKSIDEHGFESPTAVQEKSIPLILAGEDVIAGAATGSGKTLAFASGILQNSEKGKGIQALILTPTRELAEQVANSFRKFSKYDPLNIVSIYGGVGINPQIKELKNAEVVVGTPGRLLDHISRNTIKLNKMKTLVLDEADQMFDMGFKMDVEKIIKECPQNRQTLLFSATVTKDIVQLSRKHMENPVRVSAESYIDPQKLNQIVYKVQDDMKLSLLVYLLQNEKSNLGMVFCNTKRNTEKVAKNLRKSSINAVAIHGGLTQNERTRIMEKFHSGNICVLVCTDVAGRGLDIQGVSHVYNYDIPRESKQYIHRIGRTARAGTEGKAINILSKNDHANFMSVLKDNHVDIKEHALPALKKIVIERPEIRLPKPVNRMNNPSRKGRKPRHKNY